In the genome of Anas platyrhynchos isolate ZD024472 breed Pekin duck chromosome 21, IASCAAS_PekinDuck_T2T, whole genome shotgun sequence, one region contains:
- the LOC106019329 gene encoding uncharacterized protein isoform X3 translates to MSSKLYVLISWPDGSRVINIENIKEPRKPFHLYTVGEQVLARCPGFSGLYWGMVEGISEHKDVLEKKLQEGRQLLGTLKDEPANHSMMPPQAKKSRKTFPKWTPGNASRKYGDRSYPSKPLLRAAEASLPGDVGSSSIIKERRALGPPHPASAFTPPAPFVTLAVPGTSQGEEDRAGTATRDYVALAMKRKSDGILSQCQQHVCLNSCEERKLDALQETDDFERVQKKFGPGEMEREKVEQLERMVLDLQQDVLSLKKKVQRLESLSFQEEPHRPPCEVVELFNGYTKEQLKEAIRFDQKISTACKTLLYKLFTSDYIQSHSITGRRGNTFREAKPMMDERCIKIIRVLLKQKFGDHLSDTVITEKIQNVQKALRQKFKTECL, encoded by the exons ATGTCATCCAAGCTCTACGTCCTCATCAGCTGGCCCGACGGCAGCCGTGTCATCAACATCGAGAACATCAAGGAGCCCCGCAAGCCCTTCCACCTCTACACGGTGGGCGAGCAGGTGCTGGCCCGCTGCCCCGGCTTCAGCGGGCTCTACTGGGGCATGGTGGAGGGCATCAGTG AGCACAAAGATGTCCTGGagaagaagctgcaggaagGCAGACAGCTCCTGGGGACGTTAA AAGATGAACCGGCCAACCACAGCATGATGCCACCTCAGGcaaaaaaatccaggaaaacCTTCCCAAAATGGACCCCAGGGAATGCCTCCAGGAAATACGGGGACCGGAGTTACCCCAGCAAGCCGCTGCTGCGGGCAGCCGAGGCCAGCCTGCCCGGTGATGTTGGCAGCTCCTCCATCATCAAGGAGAGACGTGCCCTGGGGCCACCCCACCCAGCCAGTGCCTTcacccccccggcccctttCGTCACCCTTGCTGTGCCAGGGACATCCCAGGGTGAAGAGGACAGGGCTGGCACCGCTACCAGAG ATTACGTTGCCCTGGCAATGAAGAGGAAGTCAGATGGCATCTTGTCCCAGTGCCAGCAACACGTCTGTCTGAACAG CTGTGAAGAACGAAAGCTGGATGCTTTGCAAGAGACGGATGACTTTGAGAGAGTTCAGAAAAAATTCGGTCCTGGTGAAATGGAAAG GGAGAAGGTAGAGCAGCTGGAGAGGATGGTCTTGGACCTGCAGCAGGACGTCCTCTCTCTGAAGAAGAAGGTGCAGCGGCTGGAATCCCTCTCCTTCCAGGAGGAGCCCCACCGGCCGCCCTGCGAGGTGGTGGAGCTCTTCAACGGCTACACCAAGGAACAGCTCAAAGAGGCCATCCGTTTCGACCAGAAAATCAGCACGGCCTGCAAGACTCTGCTCTACAAGCTCTTCACCTCCGACTACATCCAGAGCCACTCCATCACGGGGCGGAGGGGCAACACGTTCCGGGAGGCGAAGCCCATGATGGACGAACGCTGCATCAAAATCATCCGGGTGCTGTTGAAACAGAAGTTCGGCGATCACCTCAGTGACACGGTGATCACGGAGAAGATACAGAACGTGCAGAAAGCCCTGAGGCAGAAGTTTAAGACAGAATGTCTCTGA
- the LOC106019329 gene encoding uncharacterized protein isoform X1 → MSSKLYVLISWPDGSRVINIENIKEPRKPFHLYTVGEQVLARCPGFSGLYWGMVEGISEHKDVLEKKLQEGRQLLGTLKDEPANHSMMPPQAKKSRKTFPKWTPGNASRKYGDRSYPSKPLLRAAEASLPGDVGSSSIIKERRALGPPHPASAFTPPAPFVTLAVPGTSQGEEDRAGTATRDYVALAMKRKSDGILSQCQQHVCLNRNVELAAVLLSLLVSSSCEERKLDALQETDDFERVQKKFGPGEMEREKVEQLERMVLDLQQDVLSLKKKVQRLESLSFQEEPHRPPCEVVELFNGYTKEQLKEAIRFDQKISTACKTLLYKLFTSDYIQSHSITGRRGNTFREAKPMMDERCIKIIRVLLKQKFGDHLSDTVITEKIQNVQKALRQKFKTECL, encoded by the exons ATGTCATCCAAGCTCTACGTCCTCATCAGCTGGCCCGACGGCAGCCGTGTCATCAACATCGAGAACATCAAGGAGCCCCGCAAGCCCTTCCACCTCTACACGGTGGGCGAGCAGGTGCTGGCCCGCTGCCCCGGCTTCAGCGGGCTCTACTGGGGCATGGTGGAGGGCATCAGTG AGCACAAAGATGTCCTGGagaagaagctgcaggaagGCAGACAGCTCCTGGGGACGTTAA AAGATGAACCGGCCAACCACAGCATGATGCCACCTCAGGcaaaaaaatccaggaaaacCTTCCCAAAATGGACCCCAGGGAATGCCTCCAGGAAATACGGGGACCGGAGTTACCCCAGCAAGCCGCTGCTGCGGGCAGCCGAGGCCAGCCTGCCCGGTGATGTTGGCAGCTCCTCCATCATCAAGGAGAGACGTGCCCTGGGGCCACCCCACCCAGCCAGTGCCTTcacccccccggcccctttCGTCACCCTTGCTGTGCCAGGGACATCCCAGGGTGAAGAGGACAGGGCTGGCACCGCTACCAGAG ATTACGTTGCCCTGGCAATGAAGAGGAAGTCAGATGGCATCTTGTCCCAGTGCCAGCAACACGTCTGTCTGAACAG GAACGTGGAGCTGGCGGCAGTGCTTCTTAGCTTGCTTGTTTCTTCCAGCTGTGAAGAACGAAAGCTGGATGCTTTGCAAGAGACGGATGACTTTGAGAGAGTTCAGAAAAAATTCGGTCCTGGTGAAATGGAAAG GGAGAAGGTAGAGCAGCTGGAGAGGATGGTCTTGGACCTGCAGCAGGACGTCCTCTCTCTGAAGAAGAAGGTGCAGCGGCTGGAATCCCTCTCCTTCCAGGAGGAGCCCCACCGGCCGCCCTGCGAGGTGGTGGAGCTCTTCAACGGCTACACCAAGGAACAGCTCAAAGAGGCCATCCGTTTCGACCAGAAAATCAGCACGGCCTGCAAGACTCTGCTCTACAAGCTCTTCACCTCCGACTACATCCAGAGCCACTCCATCACGGGGCGGAGGGGCAACACGTTCCGGGAGGCGAAGCCCATGATGGACGAACGCTGCATCAAAATCATCCGGGTGCTGTTGAAACAGAAGTTCGGCGATCACCTCAGTGACACGGTGATCACGGAGAAGATACAGAACGTGCAGAAAGCCCTGAGGCAGAAGTTTAAGACAGAATGTCTCTGA
- the LOC106019329 gene encoding uncharacterized protein isoform X2 — MSSKLYVLISWPDGSRVINIENIKEPRKPFHLYTVGEQVLARCPGFSGLYWGMVEGISEHKDVLEKKLQEGRQLLGTLNEPANHSMMPPQAKKSRKTFPKWTPGNASRKYGDRSYPSKPLLRAAEASLPGDVGSSSIIKERRALGPPHPASAFTPPAPFVTLAVPGTSQGEEDRAGTATRDYVALAMKRKSDGILSQCQQHVCLNRNVELAAVLLSLLVSSSCEERKLDALQETDDFERVQKKFGPGEMEREKVEQLERMVLDLQQDVLSLKKKVQRLESLSFQEEPHRPPCEVVELFNGYTKEQLKEAIRFDQKISTACKTLLYKLFTSDYIQSHSITGRRGNTFREAKPMMDERCIKIIRVLLKQKFGDHLSDTVITEKIQNVQKALRQKFKTECL; from the exons ATGTCATCCAAGCTCTACGTCCTCATCAGCTGGCCCGACGGCAGCCGTGTCATCAACATCGAGAACATCAAGGAGCCCCGCAAGCCCTTCCACCTCTACACGGTGGGCGAGCAGGTGCTGGCCCGCTGCCCCGGCTTCAGCGGGCTCTACTGGGGCATGGTGGAGGGCATCAGTG AGCACAAAGATGTCCTGGagaagaagctgcaggaagGCAGACAGCTCCTGGGGACGTTAA ATGAACCGGCCAACCACAGCATGATGCCACCTCAGGcaaaaaaatccaggaaaacCTTCCCAAAATGGACCCCAGGGAATGCCTCCAGGAAATACGGGGACCGGAGTTACCCCAGCAAGCCGCTGCTGCGGGCAGCCGAGGCCAGCCTGCCCGGTGATGTTGGCAGCTCCTCCATCATCAAGGAGAGACGTGCCCTGGGGCCACCCCACCCAGCCAGTGCCTTcacccccccggcccctttCGTCACCCTTGCTGTGCCAGGGACATCCCAGGGTGAAGAGGACAGGGCTGGCACCGCTACCAGAG ATTACGTTGCCCTGGCAATGAAGAGGAAGTCAGATGGCATCTTGTCCCAGTGCCAGCAACACGTCTGTCTGAACAG GAACGTGGAGCTGGCGGCAGTGCTTCTTAGCTTGCTTGTTTCTTCCAGCTGTGAAGAACGAAAGCTGGATGCTTTGCAAGAGACGGATGACTTTGAGAGAGTTCAGAAAAAATTCGGTCCTGGTGAAATGGAAAG GGAGAAGGTAGAGCAGCTGGAGAGGATGGTCTTGGACCTGCAGCAGGACGTCCTCTCTCTGAAGAAGAAGGTGCAGCGGCTGGAATCCCTCTCCTTCCAGGAGGAGCCCCACCGGCCGCCCTGCGAGGTGGTGGAGCTCTTCAACGGCTACACCAAGGAACAGCTCAAAGAGGCCATCCGTTTCGACCAGAAAATCAGCACGGCCTGCAAGACTCTGCTCTACAAGCTCTTCACCTCCGACTACATCCAGAGCCACTCCATCACGGGGCGGAGGGGCAACACGTTCCGGGAGGCGAAGCCCATGATGGACGAACGCTGCATCAAAATCATCCGGGTGCTGTTGAAACAGAAGTTCGGCGATCACCTCAGTGACACGGTGATCACGGAGAAGATACAGAACGTGCAGAAAGCCCTGAGGCAGAAGTTTAAGACAGAATGTCTCTGA